In the Calditrichota bacterium genome, ATAACAAAGTAGGCCACCAATGCAATGGCCGTCACCAAAACTGACCCCCACAAAAGTTTGGAAACCGAAAAAATGGGATTGGCGTGTTTCATTCTTTTCTCCAGATACCCGGCAAGCAGGCACCTTGATCTTTTTATTTTGAGTCTCTCTTAAAAATACAGCTTTCTTTTGTGGATTTGCAAGAGATTTTTTACAAGAGGAGCAGCAAAGCAGAAAACACTTTCCAAAAGGGGCATGAGATATGAATCGGGGAAATGGTTTTTTCTCCTCTAAAAAAGGGGTCGGTAAAGGGTTGCAATCATTTCTCTTAGGAGTTCATTGCTCGCATTTCTGGAACCCTGCTTTATTTCAGCAGGATCATCTTTTTCGTCTTTCCAAATGCGCCTGCCTGAATATGATAGAAATATAGGCCTGACGGCAATTTTTCGTCTGAAAATTGGATTCGGTAAACACCCGGTAAGAATTTTTTCTGCTTTATTAGAGTAGCCATTATTCTTCCTGTCACATCGAAAACCTGGATAGTCACTGTCCTGGCCACCGGCACATAAAAACTGATTGACGTTTCATTATTAAAGGGATTGGGGTAGTTCTGGCTGAGATAAAAACCTCTGATTACGGACGGTGTTTTTTCCTTAACTCCCGTTTGAAACCCAATTTTTTTCATCATCGAATCAATCTCAGTGTTCGACATGAACAAATTCCAGCAAAGCTGTGTGCGATAGTTTTCAATCATCGGCACAATGGTTCCTTCATCAATTGCAAGATAGCTTTTCGCAAACCAATCGGCATCAAGATTAAAGGCGTCCCGGAAACCAAATTCGCCCCAGAGTTTTGGTCCATAGGTGAAGTAGAAATTTTTCATTGTGGCAATGGACGCCTCGGGTGTATAGGGCATCGCGCTGATGGCCGCCGTGGGCGTGATGGTACCATTATCATTTTGGGGATCGTGAGCCCGGTACCCCCAGGGGTCATCACTGGCCGTCAGACCCCAAACAAGCGAACCATATCCCTTATGATGACCGGGATTGTCCACACAATAGGCCCGATTGATTCGGGTAATATTTCGATTATTTTCAAAATAATTGCAAAATTGGTCGGACTTTCTTCTGGGATCGAACCCAAGAAAGGAATAATGGGTAAAGAACAGCGGGCCGCCATAAGGCCACCCGACCCACAATTTGTAACCGTAATAGGAATTTCCGTTGGCATAGTCTGTTCTGGCCGCCCATCCGTCGTAATACAGCGAGGCAGGAACACCGTGGGTTGGCGAAGCAATCGCCAAAAGATACACAATCATGGCTTCGTTCCATCCTTGAATCACCATATTCATTTGCCAGCCGTAATTCGGTGACCAATGCCAAAACAGCCGGTTATTATTGGGATACCGCCGATACCAATTCCAGTCAATTTCCTCCCAAAGCTGCGTGGCCCGGTTGCGTATCTCCTTTTCGACCTCATTGTCCAGGGTATAGTAGTTTCGGATGGTGAGGAGGGCCTGCGCCACATAGGCCGTTTCCACCAAATCGCCGCCATCGTCAAATTGACTGAAAGGAATCGTTTCTCCTGTTGCCCCGTTTATCCAATGAGACCAGGCGCCGTGGTAGCGAGTTGCTTTTTCCTGCAAAAATCGAAGAATTTTGAGTGTTCGAACCGACGCGGAATCCCTTGGAACAAATCCCCTCTCGGCACCAACCGCGATTGTCATGAGGCCGAATCCGGTACCACCGCTGGTGCAAACATTCCCGGAACCCGTTCGCTCACGCGCCAATCCGCTGACCGGATGGGCGTAATCCCAAAAATATCGAAAGGTTGCCTTTTGAATCGAGGTGAGCAGCTGATCATCCGTCATGTGAAACGTACGGCTTTGTACCGGCGCCGAGCGATCGGATTCCTGGTAATTTCGATTGACGGCGGATACCTTGTAATAAAATGTCTTCCCGTTTTCACCGATAAAATCACTGTAAACATGAGTCCTGTGGAGAACCGTATTCAGCTTGCTAAAGGGTCCATTTTCACTTTCCGATCGGTAGATAAAATATCCCAGCAGGTCGGATTCTGTATTGGGGGTCCACTTGAGATCGATCCGGCTGTCTGCCCCCTCGGCAACGAGATTTTTGGGGGTTGCCGGAGCGGTTGATCCGCCATTCCCTTTTTTAATGATACGAAATTCGTCCAGCCACATCCTGTGCTCGATCCCATCCGCTTTCTTCTGAAAGAAATAGATGGTCTTTATATGGGTTAAATCGGCATTATTTTCTCCTGATTTAAACGTATCAATCGGAACCGAAACCCGTTGCCAGGTGCTTGAATCGGAATCCACGCCTTCGATAAAATCACCAAGCCCATTTCGTGTGGTTTTGCGATTATTTACATCTTCCAAAGCCAGATCGGGCAGATTTTCTTTTAAAATCGCCTGCGGAGCGTTTATCCAAAAAATAATGCTGTCATAATGTGTGAAATCATAATTTTTCCAGCCGATGGAGGCCAAAGCCATTCCCCAATCGCCCCCGCTTTGAGACGTCCAATGCAGACGCAAACTATGTGCCCCCTGATAGGGATGCCGGGAATCGACAGGGAATTTATCGTGGTTGCCGGCAAGCTCCAGTGAACTTGGCGCGGTTTCGTAACCCCAGGAAGAATCAAAAAATTCATCGCCCGTATTGCTGTCGCTGAAGAAAACAATCTCCTCCTGAGCGTAAAGAGAAACGGAGAGAATCATTAAGAAAAAAAGAAAAAACAACCGCTTCATTAGGCCTCCCGATGTACAAGTAACATATAAAAACCAATCTCACCCAAAGTCTATTTACTTTGCTTTTTAAAATCGAACAAGAACCTCCACCTGAGAACCCGGCGGCGCCTCAGGAATCAGATGTCCCTCCAGTTTATCTCCATTCATCCAAATGACCCTATCCTGTTTTTTCCCGTTGTTATACCGTTTAAATTCAATATGATAGGAGCTTCCGCGGAAAAAACGCCGCATTGTAACACGCTGCCATTCCTCCGGGAAACAGGGTTTGACCCGCAAGCCGTCATAATCCGCCCGGACTCCAATGATATAGTCTAAAATGGCGCGCAACATCCAACTGGCCGAACCGGTGTACCACGTCCAGGCGCCGCGCCCAAAAAACGGGGAATCAATTCCGTCAATATTCCCGGGCGTCACATAGGGCTCAGCCATATATCGCCATGGCTGGAGTCCGTTGTAGACAGGTAAAAGTCGTCTTAAAATATCATTCGCCCGGGTGCAATGGCCCATTTCACACTCTGCCAAAATCATCCAAATGGCTGCATGGGTGTAAACGCCGCCATTTTCTCTGACGCCGGGAGCATATCTGGAAAGATATCCGATCATTTCATCCGGTTTTTGATAGGCCGGTAAAAATAAAAGAGGGCCAAAATCCTTTAGCAGATATTTTTCTGCCGACGATAAGGCTTTTTGCTGTCTTTCGGGGGTTGTATCATGCGCCAAAACCGCCCATGTTTGGGGATTCAAATAGATTTTTCCCTCACTATTTTGATGACTTCCTATGAGGTCTCCGGAATCTTTTGAGGCCCGCCAAAACCATTCTCCATCCCACCCGTACGTATTGATGGCTTTCTTCAGTGCCTCCGCCTCACGTGCATAATCCTTTGCTTTTTCCTGAAGGCCTTTTTTTTTCAAGACAAAAACCATCTCAGAGAGAATGAGATATAAAAAATGGCCCAGCCAAAGAGATTCGCCCTTGCCGTCCAATCCTACACCGCTGAGTCCGTCATTCCAATCTCCCGACAGAATGAGGGGAAGTCCGCGCGGACTCCTCCGGGCGAGTGAACAATCAATCGCTCGCAACAGATGGATGAGCAGCGGTTCTTTCTTTTTGTCATCGTAAAAGGCCAGGGGTTCATCGAGGCTATCGAAATTCCCGGTTTCCTTTAAATACTGAATAACCACGAAGGGCAGCCAGAGCAAATCGTCCGACATGTCCCCGTCGTGGCCTTCTTCACTAATCGGATGCCACCAATGCAGCACCTTGCCGCTTGCAAACTGATGGCGGGCATGCAATCGTATCTGGTCCAACGTCCGGTCGGGATTACTGTAGAAAAACACCTGGCTGTCCTGCAATTGATCCCTGAAACCGAAGGCGCCGCTCTGCTGATAATAGGCGGCCCGGCCCCACAACCGTCCGGATATGGTCTGATATTTCAGAAAGCTGTTGGCCAAAAAATTTATGCCTGCGTCGGGCGTCTCAATTTGAGTGGGCGCCAAGAATTCTTCCCATTTTTCTTGAACCTGTTTAAAGGCCTTTTCGATTTTTTCCTTACTCGAATAGTGATGAATAATCTCCCCTATTTTTTCCTCCTGCCGTACAGCGCCCAAAATGAAGTGAATGTCTCTTGTTTCACCCGGCTCCAATACGAAATTCTTTTGTAAAGAGGCAATCGAATCCGCCCATTTACCCTGCGAATTTCCCAGTTTACCGCGCCTAACGGCAGCAGGGTTTTCCAAATCCCCATATTGCCCCAGGAAGTTTTCCTTATCTCCTTCAAAAGCATCCACCGGATCGCTGCAGGCCAAAAATGCCGTACGATCCCAATTGACATTCCAATGGCCTCGTTTGGCTTTGATTTCCCAAAGCCGTTTCCGGGCTAAAATCGCATCGAGATCGGCCCGAAATTCTGTTTCGATAAACACCTTGTGGAATTCCCGATGCGAGTCCGGAGCGGCCCCCAAACACCACTCCAGATAGGTAAACACAGACAATTCACGCGGAACCGAATCGTTGTTTTGAATGGTCAGGTTCCAAATTTCAACTTCCTGATCAAACGGGACAAAAACACGCAAATCGGTTTTTACGGCATAATATTCCGTGGAAAAAATGGAATAGCCGATCCCGTGCCGGCAACGATAGGCATCCGGTTTTTTCATCACCGGAGCCACCGTCGGGGACCATACGAAGCCCGTCCGGTTGTCCCGAATGTAAATATATTTGCCCCAGCGATCTCGGATTAAATCTTGGTGCCAACGTGTGAGGCGATTGAGATTGGCATGTTCGATCCAGCTAAATCCTCCCCCAATCTGAGAAATAACCAGGCTGTATGTCCCATTTGAAATGACATTGACCCAGGGTTTCGGGGTACGGTAATTCGTGATAACATATTCTCGACCATCTTCAGAAAAATAACCCAATTCCGTCTCAAAATACTTTTTTTCAGATCTCACTCAGTGTCTCCAGGCTGCAATTTCAGTTCTCGATCAAAAATTAATTTCAAATGAAAAGCGGTGAGCAGAGGATAACCGTCCCCAGTCTGCATAGGCATAATCAAACTGAAGGGGTAATGTTGGCGAAAGATAATAGACAAGCCCTAATCCAAATGTCAAGCCCTTTTCACGATCGCTTTCAAAAAGGGATTGATAACCTGCCCGAAAAAACACCCACTGTCTGAAGCCATATTCTGCTCCGAAACTCACATTTTCCGTGTTGTCATTCGGATGTCTGGCTTCAACGGCAACGGTCAATTGATTCATGTCTTTATTTAAAATTTCCCAGGCCAGGCCAAAACGAAACAATAGAGGCAGGCTCCACTTGTCCGTTTGCAAATCGGCAAAAATAGTGTTATTGTCCCCATATTCATCCGGGTTAAAATCGTAGTTTACAAACACATCCTTGCCCGTGTAATGCATTTTGGGTCCAAAATTCGAAATGCTCATTCCAAGAACAAGCGGGGCGTAATCCGTACGAAACAGAATGCCCAGATCAAAAGCTACAGCCGAGGCCGTCATGTGCCAGATTTGCTGGTGTACATACTTGGCATTAAATCCGATGCTAAACCGGTCGGTAATCGACCGTGCGTAACTCACTCCCATCGCCATATCCATCGCGCTAAAATATTCACCGGTTCCCTCCGGTTCAAACTCGGTACGCACCAACATGTCCGGCATCGAAAGCGCGGTGTAACTTAATCCAAAGCTCCCCCAGATTCCGGTGTTGATTCCAACGGCCACGAAATCGAAATTTGTTCCTGCTAACCATCGGGTATGGGTAAAATTGACGGCTGCGGAATAGGCTAAATGAGCCAGGCCCGCCGGGTTCCAGTAGAGCGATGTGACATCATTGGCAACCGCCACGTAGGCGCCTCCCATTCCAATAGCTCTTCCTCCCACGGGAATTTTCAAGAATTGTCCAGCGGTTGTGCCGCTTTTTGTCAGGCCTCCATTTCCATCCGCATACACATGTGCCCCGCCAAAGACCGCACTAAAAAAAAGTACAAAAATAACGCGTTTCATGGGTCAAAAACCACCATTTTAAATGACTCGACAGATTTTCAATCAATTATTTTATCACGGCAAACCGGCCTATTTTCTCACCCACTCCCGGGGCATCCACATGGAAAATATAAACCCCCGGGGCACAATCCAGACCGTCTTTCGTAGTTAAATCCCAGGCTTCGGCACCATCCAAAAGATTTGAGCGATGTTCCAGTGTTTTTACGTGGTCTCCGTTTATGGAATAGACTCGTATGGTACACCGCTGCGGAAGATGGATAAAAAAGACCCTCCGCTCTCCTCTTCCGGAAGCAAACAGCCGCGTGGGCTCCCAACGGGCAGCCGCTACGTAGGGATTGGGAACCACGGCTATCTTTGACAGATCGAATTGCGCCTGAGCCGTATCAACCTTGGCTGATCGGGTGGAAAATTCATACACATCTCCCGACCGGAAGGGGGTTTTGATCTGAATTCGCAGAACATCTCCATCCTTGGGATAGACGGGTTCTGCCCCTCCAAAAGGTTGAAGGAAATGAACACGCCAGACCTCACGCGGAATCGCACCATCCTTTATTATAATGCGAATATATTCACCCGGAGAGATAGAGCTATCTCGTGTAGCCTCATTGGGTTCTTCCAACATAAAACGCACTTTTTTCTGCTCATAAATATCCCAGACCGAAAAATTCACAGGAAAGCGGGGACGAAACCACCAGGTCGTATCCCGTTCACCAAAACGAATTTCATAGCTGGAGGGATAGCCCGGCCGTCTGTGAGGAAATTGGTAGCGATTTTCCACGGTAATCGGGATATTGCTGTTTCCTTTGATCCACCCGGAATGCTGAGCATCCCACTGGATGCTATCGGTTACCACAAATAGCCTCATTCCCGAAAAAAGGGGATTAAAATCCTCGGCACGGACAGAGCGGGAATCCTTGAAAAGGGTATCCGGCATCTCCGGATGCGTCACATTTACCAGGCAATAGGTGATGGTATCCGAATGGGTTGTGTCATCAAAAATCACCCGGTACGTTTGATTGTTTTTTACCTTCAGTGGATCCAGAACATTTACCCAAACCTTTCCGCTGGCAAAACCCGAGACATGCCGAATGGAGTCCCGGAGCCCGCCCGCTTGAAATCCGGCGGCCGGTGCCTGCGGAGTGACCTGTACGGTGTTGATATCCAGCGTCACCTCCCCATTGATCGTACGAACAATCACGCGGCCGCATTCGGAAGGAAACATATCCAAGGACGCATCGCCTCTGTCGTAGGAAACGACCGCATAGTAATAGGTTTTTCCATTCATGACATCCGTATCCGTCCATGAATGCCGAAGGCCTTTGTTATCCCCCATGTACACCTTCGTCCCCTGATAATCCAGCGGGAAAAAGCCCGACACATCATCCCGAAGATCAAATTGGGCAACCGGTTTTAGAAACGTTTTTTCTCCAAATGAATTCGTAACAATCCGGGCATCCAAAAATCCCGGATCGGTGCTCTTATAAATTTTATACCCCTCAAAATCATTGGGGGGATTTGAAAAGGGATCGTAGCTTTTTTCCGCTTCATTATCCCAATAAAGGGTCACTTTTTTATCCCCTGCAACCGCCCACACATGGGGTTTCTCCGGCGGTCGTGCAAAATTGTAATTGTTATTGTAGATTTTCTGGACGGTCCGTTTATTTCGAATAATGTCGTTCAGGTCTTCACCAAAAACAAGACAAACAGAGAAACGTTCCGTTTGTCCGGGAAGAAGAGGAAACGGGCCGGAACCGTATAAAAACGCGATATTTCCGTTCTGCAATTTCGTATCAAAATGACTGTAGGAGACCCGATTCCAGATTTCATCGTCCTTGTAAAACGCCACTCCTGTTCCGATGTAAAAAACATCAAACGCCGTCAACCCAATTTGATCCGATTCATCTTTATCCGTGGCATCAAAATGAGGCTCTCCCGGTGTGGGACGCCCATCGCCTTCTCCCATGTCACCCGTACCGGCTACACCGTCGGCGCCCACATCATCATATTTGGGATTCCAATCTCCATCGTTATCAATAAGATCATCGCGTCGCTCGTCAATCATTTCGTCAATACGGCCGTCTCCATTATTGTCAATTCCATCGGCATATTTCATTCCGATGTTGATTTCGGCCTCATCAATCAAACCATTTCCATTATCATCAATTCCATTCGCCGGAATTTCGCCCCGAATCATATCGGGCGTGATGGTTGGGCTGCCTTCCTCCCCGTCTCCGTCATCATCAATGTGATTATATGGATTGCCGGGGCTCTCTAAAAAGGCATAGCCGCAATAGCCTGTGGGGCCCCATCCTCCTTGCCCCAGACCATTCGTATCCCACGAGTAGGTGATGTCATCCGAAATCTCAAATGAGGCATTGTCGTCATTGGAGTCATATTGTCCGCCGACCCCAACATCCACATACATGCCAAAAATCATCTTCCGATAGATTGTGGTTCCCTCATTGGTAATGTCATAATGCCAAAAAATCAAATCTTCCGCCAGAACATTTGACCACTGAAACCCGCGAACACCGACCCTGAGTGCCAGTCCCCGGCGCGTGTGATCGGTCGAATCGGGATAAAAATCCTGTCCATCATCCGAATTGTCATCCATGACGAAATAGCTTTCCTGATCCGCATTGGTACGTTTTCCAAAATAGCCGTTCCAATAACCATCCCAACTGGCATCCTTGTCCGGCCAGCTATCCGGCCAGGAAATGGGATCATCACTCATCGCAATTTTATCCTGATTCGGATTGGCGTACCCGGGACGCGGCTGCCATCCCCGCTCAACGCCTTCCGGGGAAATATCCATTAGCTCGCGATAACCGGCCTCACAAATATGAAGCGTATCTCCCTTATGATTTTTAACCTCCGTAACGACAATGGGTGTGATTCCATCCATGTAGGAATGCCCACTTCCCTTCGGCCAAACGCCGGAGGGTTGGCGCCCCCACCAGGCCA is a window encoding:
- a CDS encoding UPF0164 family protein — encoded protein: MKRVIFVLFFSAVFGGAHVYADGNGGLTKSGTTAGQFLKIPVGGRAIGMGGAYVAVANDVTSLYWNPAGLAHLAYSAAVNFTHTRWLAGTNFDFVAVGINTGIWGSFGLSYTALSMPDMLVRTEFEPEGTGEYFSAMDMAMGVSYARSITDRFSIGFNAKYVHQQIWHMTASAVAFDLGILFRTDYAPLVLGMSISNFGPKMHYTGKDVFVNYDFNPDEYGDNNTIFADLQTDKWSLPLLFRFGLAWEILNKDMNQLTVAVEARHPNDNTENVSFGAEYGFRQWVFFRAGYQSLFESDREKGLTFGLGLVYYLSPTLPLQFDYAYADWGRLSSAHRFSFEINF
- a CDS encoding T9SS type A sorting domain-containing protein, yielding MKRLFFLFFLMILSVSLYAQEEIVFFSDSNTGDEFFDSSWGYETAPSSLELAGNHDKFPVDSRHPYQGAHSLRLHWTSQSGGDWGMALASIGWKNYDFTHYDSIIFWINAPQAILKENLPDLALEDVNNRKTTRNGLGDFIEGVDSDSSTWQRVSVPIDTFKSGENNADLTHIKTIYFFQKKADGIEHRMWLDEFRIIKKGNGGSTAPATPKNLVAEGADSRIDLKWTPNTESDLLGYFIYRSESENGPFSKLNTVLHRTHVYSDFIGENGKTFYYKVSAVNRNYQESDRSAPVQSRTFHMTDDQLLTSIQKATFRYFWDYAHPVSGLARERTGSGNVCTSGGTGFGLMTIAVGAERGFVPRDSASVRTLKILRFLQEKATRYHGAWSHWINGATGETIPFSQFDDGGDLVETAYVAQALLTIRNYYTLDNEVEKEIRNRATQLWEEIDWNWYRRYPNNNRLFWHWSPNYGWQMNMVIQGWNEAMIVYLLAIASPTHGVPASLYYDGWAARTDYANGNSYYGYKLWVGWPYGGPLFFTHYSFLGFDPRRKSDQFCNYFENNRNITRINRAYCVDNPGHHKGYGSLVWGLTASDDPWGYRAHDPQNDNGTITPTAAISAMPYTPEASIATMKNFYFTYGPKLWGEFGFRDAFNLDADWFAKSYLAIDEGTIVPMIENYRTQLCWNLFMSNTEIDSMMKKIGFQTGVKEKTPSVIRGFYLSQNYPNPFNNETSISFYVPVARTVTIQVFDVTGRIMATLIKQKKFLPGVYRIQFSDEKLPSGLYFYHIQAGAFGKTKKMILLK
- a CDS encoding glycosyl transferase family 36 translates to MRSEKKYFETELGYFSEDGREYVITNYRTPKPWVNVISNGTYSLVISQIGGGFSWIEHANLNRLTRWHQDLIRDRWGKYIYIRDNRTGFVWSPTVAPVMKKPDAYRCRHGIGYSIFSTEYYAVKTDLRVFVPFDQEVEIWNLTIQNNDSVPRELSVFTYLEWCLGAAPDSHREFHKVFIETEFRADLDAILARKRLWEIKAKRGHWNVNWDRTAFLACSDPVDAFEGDKENFLGQYGDLENPAAVRRGKLGNSQGKWADSIASLQKNFVLEPGETRDIHFILGAVRQEEKIGEIIHHYSSKEKIEKAFKQVQEKWEEFLAPTQIETPDAGINFLANSFLKYQTISGRLWGRAAYYQQSGAFGFRDQLQDSQVFFYSNPDRTLDQIRLHARHQFASGKVLHWWHPISEEGHDGDMSDDLLWLPFVVIQYLKETGNFDSLDEPLAFYDDKKKEPLLIHLLRAIDCSLARRSPRGLPLILSGDWNDGLSGVGLDGKGESLWLGHFLYLILSEMVFVLKKKGLQEKAKDYAREAEALKKAINTYGWDGEWFWRASKDSGDLIGSHQNSEGKIYLNPQTWAVLAHDTTPERQQKALSSAEKYLLKDFGPLLFLPAYQKPDEMIGYLSRYAPGVRENGGVYTHAAIWMILAECEMGHCTRANDILRRLLPVYNGLQPWRYMAEPYVTPGNIDGIDSPFFGRGAWTWYTGSASWMLRAILDYIIGVRADYDGLRVKPCFPEEWQRVTMRRFFRGSSYHIEFKRYNNGKKQDRVIWMNGDKLEGHLIPEAPPGSQVEVLVRF